From Bradyrhizobium sp. 4:
CTACGGCTTCTCGGCCTTGCCCACATTCCGGACCAGGCCGTGAATGAAGCCGAGCTTCTCGACGACGACCGGCGAGAGGATGAACGGATAGAGGTCGCGCATGCCCATGGCGCGGTTGACGCTGTTCATGGCGAAGGTGAAGGGCAGCCATGCGTTGACGATCGCCTCGACGTCCCTTGCTTCGTAAGGGTTGAAGCGGATGCGCGTCGTCAACTCCCCGTCGCGATCGACCTTGGGGCGCACCTCCATGCCGAACTCGCTGGCCATCTCCAGGGTGTCGACGATGTGAAGATAGTGCGCCCAGGTCTCGGCGAAATCCTCCCACGGATGCGTCGTCGCGTAGGCAGAAACGTAGTTCTGCTGCCAGTCCGGCGGGGCGCCTTCGGCATAGTGGCGCTGCAAGGCCTGGCCGTAATCGGCGGAATCGTCGCCGAACACGGCACGGCATTCGTCCAGCTTGCCGCCGTCGCGCACCAGCACGTCCCAGAAATAGTGCCCGACCTCGTGGCGGAAATGCCCGAGCAGCGTCCGGTAGGGCTCGCCCATCTCCAGCCTGCGCCGCTCGCGCTCGATGTCGTCGGCCTCGGTCAGCGCGATCGTGATCAGGCCGTTGTCGTGACCGGTCAGGACCTTCTGCCCGCTCTGCGGATCGTCGGCGAGGAAATTGAAGATCAGGCCATGTTCGGGATTGTCCTGCCGGGTCTGGAGCGGCAGCTTCCAGCGGATCAGGGAATAGAACAGCCGGTGCTTCGCCATCTCCAGCTCGCGCCAGCCGGCGAGTTGCGCCGGATCCGACAAGTCCGGCACGACGCCGTTATGGCGGCAGGCGCGGCAGTAGCCGGTAATGTCGCCCGCGTCCGTCAGCCAGTTGCAGGCATCATGCTCGGCATTGCTGCACAGCATGCGACTTTCGCCCTCGGTGGCCAACGTCCGCCAGGTCCCGCCTTGAGCCTCTCCGTCGGTTTCGATCGCCGACATGGTCTCCTTCTCGGGCAGGAACGCGACACGATGGCCGCAGCGTTCGCAGGCGCGGTTCTCGAAATAGATGACGTTGCCGCAGGCCTGGCAGACAAAAAGCTTCAAGATTTAGCCTCTTCGGAAAGCAAGTTTTTATGAATGAAAGTTGCGGCGCCTCGCGGATACGCGCGCGGAGGGCTCATCGTTCCAAGGTTCGGAACAAATAGCCAGACCCGGCGTTCTTTCATGCCCACCACACTGCATTCGGCCGTCTTTCTTTCCATATACCCTTTGGGCAATGGCCATCACGCTTCGTCTGTGTGAATATCCGTCCGCCACGTGCGCTCTCGCATCACCCCGGCCAACGCCTTGAACGATCCTTTGCCCGAGACCATCGCCGCCGAAAGGCTGCGCCAGCACCTGCAAGACGTCGCGCGCGAGCGCGACAACGCCTATCGCGCGCTCCAGGAACGCGAAGCTGAGCTTGCGCGCATCCAGCGCATCGGCAAGGTCGGCGGTCTCGAAGTCGACTTCCGCGAAGGCTTCAAGAACCGACGTTCGCCGGAATATCTGATGCTCCACGGCCTGCCGCCGGAAGCCGCCGACGAGTCGCACGAGGACTGGATCAATCGCATTCATCCGGACGACCGGGACGCTACGGTGAAGCACTTCATCGATGCGCTGTCCGGCAGCAGCGAGGACTACACCGCCGAATACCGCATCATCCGTCCCAGCGACAGCGAGACCCGCTGGATCCGAGTCGTCGCCAAGATCGAGCGCGATCGTGACGGCCACGCCCTCCGCCTCGTGGGCGCCCATATCGACGTCACCGACCAGATGCTGGTGCGCGAGACCCTGCGCGAGAGCGAGGAGCGCTTCCGGCTGATCGCCGACAGCGCGCCGGTGCCGATCTGGGTCACCAAGCTCGACCGCACGCGGTCCTTCGCCAACCAGGCCTA
This genomic window contains:
- a CDS encoding putative zinc-binding peptidase, encoding MKLFVCQACGNVIYFENRACERCGHRVAFLPEKETMSAIETDGEAQGGTWRTLATEGESRMLCSNAEHDACNWLTDAGDITGYCRACRHNGVVPDLSDPAQLAGWRELEMAKHRLFYSLIRWKLPLQTRQDNPEHGLIFNFLADDPQSGQKVLTGHDNGLITIALTEADDIERERRRLEMGEPYRTLLGHFRHEVGHYFWDVLVRDGGKLDECRAVFGDDSADYGQALQRHYAEGAPPDWQQNYVSAYATTHPWEDFAETWAHYLHIVDTLEMASEFGMEVRPKVDRDGELTTRIRFNPYEARDVEAIVNAWLPFTFAMNSVNRAMGMRDLYPFILSPVVVEKLGFIHGLVRNVGKAEKP